A genomic segment from Synchiropus splendidus isolate RoL2022-P1 chromosome 18, RoL_Sspl_1.0, whole genome shotgun sequence encodes:
- the LOC128749045 gene encoding uncharacterized protein LOC128749045 — MAAPCQAAATEAPGNKAKCMYNTMKMKQSTNERTNSGNGAMRLLGYDRQTIINLRDFNGFYPVRAETRTTLHDLGLFHRSDPRIYSIAKPRQSDSESYSTAKPLPSSRDHHHGGHRRRCERKQKRGCRGGIKAKINANPFRSPLPSVLLSNVRSLDYLKLDLNTRRETRNCCVLILTETWLNSSVPDTAISLEGLTAFRADRNNVLTGKTRGGGVCIYINNNWCINTTPVSSHCCVDIEFLIVKCRPFYLPREFTSVTVVALYIPPSADCKQALSVLHQAISDVQSTHPESVFIVAGDFNQANMKTVLPAFHQHVDFATRGENTLDLVYTNIKKAYRAVPRPHLGSSDHLSVLLVPAYQPLLMREKPAVRTVRVWPEGTISALQDCFERTDWSMFKDAATDCNQQTDVGEYATIVTRANQKPWMTKEVRDRLRERNAAFKSGDGTALRSARANLNREIRAAKRTHSRKVQGFFQNASNTRQLWQGIQTVTGYKASPPPCRDDISFLNELNNFFGRFEALNTNPARKAAPHSDEQTLRLDTATVQRTLRKVNASKAAGPDNIPGRLIKECADQLSQVLTDIFNTSLTQAVVPPCFKSAIIIPVPKKPTTTCLNDFRPVALTSTIMKCFKRVVEDHIVSILPASFDPFQFAYQPNRSTEDAISTALHLSLEHLEKKNTLVRMLFLDFSSAFNTIIPQDLVHKLEQLGVETSMCNWLLDFLTNRTQSVRVGGNTSSVISQNIGSPQGCVLSPLLFTLLTHDCRPKYSSNHILKYADDTMVVGLIQDNDELAYREEVQHLVDWCETNNLALNLDKTKEIVVDFGRSRHSHAPLYINDRAVEMVSTTKYLGVHITDDLSWSLHTSSLAKKAQQRLHFLTTFYRGTIESLLTSCISVWSGSCSASDWKSLQRVVRTAEKITGTPLPAIKDIADVRCLSRAQRIIADSTHANYALFSLLPSGRRFRSIRCRTTRFRNKGNKVCHLRKSIHNGHNRCHTCRRGQALDKIDGNV, encoded by the coding sequence ATGGCGGCGCCTTGTCAGGCAGCGGCTACTGAGGCTCCCggtaacaaagccaaatgtatgtataatacaatgaaaatgaaacaatcaacgaacgaacgaacaaacagtggaaacggcGCAATGCGTTTATTAGGATATGACCGGCAAACGATCATTAATCTGAGGGATTTCAACGGCTTTTATCCCGTTAGGGCAGAGACACGGACGACCCTACACGACCTCGGTCTGTTCCACCGGTCGGATCCAAGGATCTACAGCATAGCGAAGCCccgccagtcagattcagagtcctacagcacagcgaagcccctccccagcagcagggatcatcatcacgggggacatcggaggcggtgcgagaggaagcagaagcgcgGTTGCCGCGGCGGAATTAAGGCTAAGATAAATGCTAACCCGTTCCGCTCGCCGCTCCCGTCGGTCCTGCTCTCTAATGTGCGCTCGCTGGActatttgaaactggacttgaacacccgaagggagacacggaactgttgcgtgctgatcctcacggagacgtggctcaactcttctgtcccggacaccgccattagcctggaagggctaacagcgttcagggcggacaggaacaacgtgctcacaggtaaaacccggggagggggtgtctgcatctacatcaacaacaactggtgtatcaacacaactccggtctccagtcactgctgtgtggacatagagtttctgattgtgaaatgtagacccttctacttgccacgtgagttcaccagcgtcacagtggtggccctgtacatccctccaagcgctgactgcaaacaggccctgagtgtcctccatcaagccatcagcgacgtgcagtccacacacccagagagtgtcttcattgtggcaggggactttaaccaggccaatatgaagactgtgcttccagcctttcaccagcatgtggacttcgctactcgtggggagaacaccctggacctggtctacaccaacatcaagaaggcgtacagagctgtccctcgtcctcacctcggctcctcagatcatctctctgtgttgctggtccctgcataccagcccctgctcatgagagagaaaccagcagtgaggacagtgagagtgtggccagagggaACCATATCagcccttcaggactgtttcgagcgtactgactggagcatgttcaaGGATGCTGCTACGGACTGCAATCAGCAAACAGACGTGGGGGAGTATGCGACCATCGTCACTcgggccaatcagaagccttggatgacgaaagaggtgcgtgatagactgagggagcgaaatgctgcgttcaaatctggagatggaacggcactcagatcagccagggcgaatctgaaccgtgaaatccgggcagcgaagcgcacccacagtcggaaggtccaaggcttctttcagaatgccagcaacaccagacaactgtggcagggcatccagacggtcacaggctataaagcctctccccctccttgccgtgacgacatcagcttcctcaatgagctgaataacttctttggaaggtttgaagctctcaataccaaccctgcgaggaaagctgccccccactctgacgaacagacgctcagactggacaccgctacggtgcagagaactctgaggaaggtgaacgcaagtaaagctgcaggccctgacaacattcctggacgactgattaaggaatgtgctgaccagctgtcccaagtgctcacggacatcttcaacacctctctgacccaggcggtcgtccctccatgtttcaagtcggccataattattcctgtgcccaagaaaccgaccaccacgtgtctgaacgactttcgccccgttgcactaacatccaccatcatgaagtgcttcaagAGGGTGGTTGAGGACCACATCGTCTCCATACTCCCCGCATCATTCGACCCGTTCCAGTTTGcgtaccagccgaaccgctccacggaggacgccatctccactgctctccacctgagcctggagcacctagagaagaagaacactctggttcggatgctgttcctggacttcagctcagcttttaataccatcatcccacaggacctggtacataaattggagcaactaggagtggagacctccatgtgcaactggctgctggactttctcaccaacagaacccagtctgtccgagtaggaggtaacacgtcaagtgttatctcccagaacatcggctcccctcagggatgtgtcctcagcccactgctgttcactctgctgacccacgactgtcgccccaagtatagcagcaaccacatcctgaagtacgcggacgacacaatggttgtgggtctcatccaggacaatgatgaactggcctacagggaggaggtgcaacatctggtggactggtgtgagacgaacaatctggccctgaatctcgacaagacgaaggagattgtcgtggacttcgggagatcaagacacagccatgcccctctttacatcaacgacagggctgtggaaatggtgagtacaaccaaatacctgggtgtgcacatcacagacgatcttagctggtcactccacacctcctccctggcaaagaaggcacagcagcgtctgcacttcctgaccaccttctacagagggacaatcgagagcctgctgaccagctgcatctccgtctggtctgggagctgcagtgcatcagactggaagtctctgcagagggtggtgaggacagcggagaaaatcaccgggaccccgctccctgccatcaaggatatagcagatgttcgctgcttatccagggcacaaaggatcatcgcggactctactcatgcaaactatgcactgttctccctcctgccatctggcagacggttccgcagcatccgatgcagaaccaccagattcaggaacaaggGAAACAAAGTGTGCCATCTTAGAAAATCTATCCACAATGGTCATAACCGTTGTCATACCTGCAGACGGGGGCAAGCGCTTGACAAAATCGACGGCAATGTGTGA
- the LOC128750003 gene encoding uncharacterized protein LOC128750003 yields MLVQCLSEVKCLLFSKELSYTNNTTCMLRQYRALNENERAQPAPSTRKHAVDQASVAMVVKDSQPFTLVEDQGFRSLLDLLEPTYIIPTRQALKAMVEERFHAEMQKAKEEVQKAKACSLTADMWTSMDMEAYLGVTCHFITEEDTLNTILLGVEHFPQSHTAENLAQAKTKIMAEWGIKD; encoded by the exons ATGTTGGTTCAGTGTCTGTCCGAG GTGAAGTGCTTGCTCTTCTCGAAGGAGCTGAgttacacaaacaacaccacatgcatgttgaggcagtaccgagccttgaatgaaaatgaacgtgCACAACCCGCGCCAA gtaccaggaaacatgctgtggatcaggcttcggttgccatggttgtgaaggattcccagcctttcacactggtggaagatcagggatttaggagcctcctggatctcctcgaGCCTACCTATATTATTCCAACTAGACAG gctcTAAAGGCAATGGTCGAGGAGAGATTCCATGCCGAAatgcagaaggcaaaagaagaggtccagaaagctaaagcttgcagtctgactgcagacatgTGGACCTCTATGGACATGGAGGCCTATCTTGGTGTGACGTGTCACTTTATTACTGAGGAGGACACTCTGAACACCATCCTGCTGGGAGTGGAACactttccacagagccacacagcagagaacttagcccaggcaaagacaaaaattatggcagaatggggaATAAAAGATTAG